One segment of Candidatus Fusobacterium pullicola DNA contains the following:
- a CDS encoding ATP-grasp domain-containing protein has translation MKKNILVLYSDNPSRLAHINKINSLRKHYSFTLILDKKDFKEWLSKFVDNIITIEMNRSLLDIEDIVKKIEKIGKPDGILNLSELCVPLHSALATIFNLPGMKSDKALIARNKYLMRQFSKELEIPIPKFILVDDKFEEKVKELTFPIILKPTIGGGSGIVRRFETLSELLEKKEEFLSLGVMYSKDPLFNEHLNHNNLLFLAEEIIGGEILYPSLLPYKIGEISVESIFFDNQTHILAIHDKNIPNNGPYFEEYMWSTPSRIPQNLIEKAFKYVDKIHRNLGSYVLHTEFRTFKDELILIEFGARLGGGPIYSSVLTSTTNDYIEILIDLSLGERPKLKKGISYPTLTHCLWAQKQGKLKNISGLSKGVFRPFYYDIQIYDDIGDLLLRAPKSTRANGHIVFKNDLDNDFEKLETSVMEAIETIKFNIEE, from the coding sequence ATGAAAAAGAATATTTTAGTATTATATTCAGATAATCCAAGTAGACTAGCTCATATTAATAAGATTAATTCATTAAGGAAACATTATTCTTTTACTTTAATATTGGATAAAAAAGACTTTAAAGAATGGCTTTCTAAGTTTGTTGATAATATTATTACAATAGAAATGAATAGAAGTCTATTAGATATAGAAGATATTGTAAAAAAAATAGAAAAAATAGGGAAACCTGATGGGATTTTGAATTTATCAGAATTATGTGTTCCATTACATTCAGCACTTGCTACTATTTTTAATTTACCAGGAATGAAAAGTGATAAAGCTTTAATTGCTAGAAATAAATACTTGATGCGACAATTTAGTAAAGAGTTAGAAATTCCTATTCCCAAATTTATATTAGTAGATGATAAATTTGAAGAAAAAGTAAAAGAATTAACTTTTCCAATTATATTAAAACCTACAATAGGAGGTGGTTCAGGAATTGTAAGAAGATTTGAAACATTATCAGAATTATTAGAAAAAAAAGAAGAGTTTTTAAGTTTAGGAGTTATGTATTCAAAAGACCCATTATTTAATGAACATTTAAATCATAATAATTTATTATTTTTAGCAGAAGAAATAATAGGAGGAGAAATATTATATCCTTCTCTTCTGCCTTATAAGATAGGAGAAATTAGTGTTGAAAGTATTTTTTTTGATAATCAAACACATATTTTAGCAATTCATGATAAAAATATTCCTAATAATGGTCCATATTTTGAAGAATATATGTGGTCAACTCCTAGTCGAATTCCACAAAATTTAATAGAAAAAGCATTTAAATATGTTGATAAAATTCATAGAAATTTAGGAAGTTATGTTTTACATACAGAATTTAGAACTTTTAAAGATGAGCTTATTCTTATCGAGTTTGGAGCTAGATTAGGAGGGGGACCTATTTATTCCTCTGTTTTAACTTCAACTACAAATGATTATATAGAAATTTTAATTGATTTATCATTAGGGGAAAGACCTAAGTTAAAGAAGGGTATTTCATATCCAACATTAACTCATTGTCTTTGGGCACAAAAACAAGGAAAATTAAAAAATATCTCTGGTTTATCAAAAGGAGTTTTTAGACCATTCTATTATGATATTCAAATATATGATGATATAGGCGATTTATTGTTAAGAGCTCCTAAAAGTACAAGAGCAAATGGACATATAGTTTTTAAAAATGATTTAGATAATGATTTTGAAAAGCTAGAAACAAGTGTAATGGAAGCAATAGAAACTATAAAATTTAATATTGAGGAATGA
- a CDS encoding fimbria/pilus periplasmic chaperone: MNLKRILTSSLLMLSMSISSYSILLRPIGYDKIIDKDEGVAYGEFYLKNTSKEMARYKIEIESTGKDNDVSKHMTVYPNLIAVEPLSEKPFKVYIEDDYGDIKEGENSFILSIRTVNAPDIEDLKGKTKQTMSFQLGMKVEMFAYKGSYDKPLTVENSKFREVEGKKYWNSTMKNETGRGYELGIGFVDKANTLIDVKTKGRLFNGSKTEIEQEIPDGTDCIIFYDFNNYKVIGKQRIKVR; this comes from the coding sequence ATGAATTTAAAAAGAATATTAACTTCAAGTTTACTAATGTTATCAATGTCAATATCAAGTTATAGCATACTGTTAAGACCGATTGGTTATGACAAGATAATAGATAAAGATGAGGGAGTAGCATATGGGGAATTTTACCTAAAAAATACTTCCAAAGAAATGGCAAGATATAAGATAGAAATAGAGAGTACAGGTAAAGATAATGATGTATCTAAACATATGACTGTATATCCCAATTTAATCGCAGTAGAACCACTATCAGAGAAACCTTTTAAGGTATATATAGAAGATGATTATGGAGATATAAAAGAGGGAGAGAATAGCTTTATTCTGTCAATAAGAACAGTAAATGCTCCAGATATAGAGGATTTAAAAGGAAAAACTAAACAAACTATGTCATTCCAATTAGGAATGAAAGTAGAAATGTTTGCTTATAAAGGTTCTTATGATAAACCTTTAACAGTTGAAAATAGTAAATTTAGAGAGGTTGAGGGAAAAAAATATTGGAACTCTACTATGAAAAATGAAACTGGAAGAGGTTATGAACTGGGTATAGGATTTGTAGATAAGGCTAATACATTAATAGATGTCAAAACAAAGGGACGTCTATTTAATGGTTCTAAGACAGAGATAGAACAAGAAATTCCAGATGGAACAGACTGTATAATCTTCTATGACTTTAATAACTATAAGGTTATAGGAAAACAAAGAATAAAAGTAAGATAA